Within the Rosa rugosa chromosome 2, drRosRugo1.1, whole genome shotgun sequence genome, the region cttttgcttttgcttttgcttaTGTCTTACATAGTGTGGGCCTGTGGGGAGTGTGATATATATTCTCTTTGTCATAAGGTTAAGGCTAGGTGATTGATGATTCATATCTTTCGTAAACACGTACGCACATTAATATGCACGAGGGCTGAAGAAGTGAAGAGGAACAATCATATTAATGCCAAAATACTACATTTAtaatagggttattatcacaaatggtacctgaactatacctcaattttattgatggtacctgaacttcaattttgatcacaaccagtacccgaacttttcgatttcattttaaatggtacctagagccacctccggtcactattccgactaaaaacggcaagggaggcgatcatagtgatgatttttgatgatttcaagggttgcgatcatgtatagtgatgattttttggtaatagactttccttgaacttgtttttttgttttttatttttttagatttgggttttttggccggaatagtgaccgaagttggccttaggtaccatttaaaatgaaatcgaaaagttcgggtactggttgtgatcaaaattgaagttcaggtaccatcgataaaatagaggaaaagttcaggtaccatttgtgataataaccctttatAATACGGCTCCGTCCCGGACCTCCAGTTTCCTTTTACTTCGTAACAGAGATCGATTATATTCATCATTATCGATCTAAACTTTCACATAAATATCCACCGTAGTTGGTATATATGCAATGATAATGTAACCCTAATTTGATTATTTATTGAAAGTGCATTTATTAAACGAAATCACAGCGAAATACTAGATGTAAACAACATAGAACAAAAAGAAACCatagttgaaaaaaaaatacacaaaagAAGAATCAGAGAACGTACCTAGCTAGAAGTGAAGATTTCTTACCCAACTAACTCACCAAAACTCACAGGTAAACACACTCCATGACATGTGTATATGCACCTACCAAAGCATGCATTAATCAAAGCAACggaggattaaaaaaaaaaaaacaagattaTTCAGGATCACAACCCTTCAAGACTTGCTTGTACAAGGtgaaattaattgaatatgATAGACAAAACATCATTCAAATAAAAagatatttaaaaataaaatataatgaTTGTGGTGTACAAgatatttattatattttgccGCATTCCCCCTGATGCggcaaaatataataaataataatataggcgtggggatgagcctcccagcctgactgggttccaaaccccattattcaaaaaaaagaaaaaagatatttAAAGAAACAATCTCAATCATGATTAGGTTTTTTTAGCAATGCTTAGGTGGGTCTTGAAGACTTAATCAAGCCATCAGCCATCTGAAGTCTTTCTTATTTCATATGCTTATATCACCCATATATTAATGTTGTGACATGATCGAAATTAATGGTTTATTAATTGAATCTTCCATGAAAGATTATCTAAAAAAGGGTAGTCAAATTGCACCAAACAAATCATATCTTATTAAAatgaattttaaaaatttagatCGAGACATGTACATTTTTCTGTATTTGTTTTGTAATTACACTTAAACGTCGACAGTGATAGATATTCAGTTCTCAACGTGTTTTAATTCCACTGCATGTCTCATTTCTATTTTGTTTGTAACCATACTCAATCTTTTGGATTAATGGAGTTGTTGTCAAGGAAACTGTAAGAAAGCCGACTGGGGTAGAATTCTTGCAACAATCGCTGTTCTTTCACTTTGTTAATTCATATTCACTGTTGACCAGAGGTCCCAAGCACAGCTAATTGGTCATTATAAAAGCTGAGATATGTGGTATTCATTGTTGCAACAAAAGCAAGACCCATAGCCATGTCTTCTCCTCCTCTACCACCCACTGCTACAATCTTTTGCCCCAACTCCACTTCACTAACCTCCATCACTTCTTTCACTCTCTTCTTTCCCAAGAAATCCCAAAAGTCTTCCTTAATTACAAAACCTAAGCAAGGCTTTGTATGCAAGGCAACAAACAACAATGACCAAAATCAAGATGCTATGGGAAAATTGGACAGGAGAAATATGCTCATCGGTTTGGGTGCTGGCGGGCTATACGGCACGGTGGGTCTTGAAACCAATCCGTTTGCATTTGCCGCACCTGTGCCACCGCCGGACTTAGCCACGTGCGGTCCGGCGGACAAGCCTGATGGTTCAACTATCGATTGCTGCCCGCCAAAAACCACCACAATCATTGACTTCAAGCTACCCGACCCGGGTCCATTGCGCACCAGGCTCGCTTGTCAGGATGTCGCAAAAGACCCCGTGTACTTGGCAAAATATAAAAAGGCCGTCGAGCTCATGCGGGCCCTTCCCGAAGACGACCCACGAAGCCTGGCCCAGCAGGCCATGGTCCACTGTTCGTATTGCGACGGTGGGTATCCAATGGCCGGGTTTTCCGACCTCGAAATCCAAGTCCACTTCTGTTGGCTCTTCTTCCCTTTCCACCGTTGGTATCTCTACTTCTACGAGAAGATCATGGGCAAGCTCATCGACGACCCCACTTTCGCTCTTCCATTCTGGAACTGGGACGCTCCGGCCGGTATGTACATGCCGTCTATTTTTACCGACACCACCTCCTCTCTGTACGACCAATACCGAAACGCCGCGCATCAACCCCCGAAGCTTCTAGACCTCAATTATGGTGGCACCGATGATGACACCGATGACAAGACTAGAATCAAGGAGAACCTCACCACCATGTACCAGCAAATGGTCTCTAAGGCCACTTCTCACCGCCTCTTCTTTGGTGAGCCCTACAGTGCCGGCGACGACCCGAACCCCGGCGCCGGAAACATCGAGAGTATTCCACATAACAACATCCATCTCTGGTCGGGAGATCCTACTCAGACTAATGGGGAGGACATGGGAGCTTTCTACTCAGCCGGGAGGGATCCTCTGTTTTACTCTCACCATGCCAACGTAGACCGCATGTGGTCTATCTACAAAGCGCGAGGTGGGACTGATATCACCAAAACTGATTGGCTTAACACCGAGTTTTTGTTCTACGACGAGAACAAGAATCTGGTCAGAGTCAAAGTCCGTGACTCGCTGGACGAGTCGAAACTCGGGTACAAGTACCAGGACGTGGAGATCCCGTGGCTGAAGTCGAAGCCTACGGCAAGGAAGTCGAAGAATAAAAGGAAGGCAACGGTTTCCTCCGCGGATTTGACTACGAAGTTTCCGGCGACGTTGAGTGAAACTATTAGTGTTGAGGTGGCGCGGCCTTCGGTGGCGAAGAGGACAACGGCGGAGAAGgcaaaggaggaggaggtgttGGTGATCAGTGGTATCGAGTTCCCTGGAAGCAAGATGTTGAAGTTTGATGTGTATGTGAATGATGATGCGGATGTGCTGAGCGGGAAGGACAAGGCGGAGTTTGCCGGGAGTTTTGTGCACGTGCCGCATAGGGCGAAGAAGAATATCAAGACGAACTTGAGGTTGGGGTTAACGAATTTGCTGGCGGATTTGGGGGCGGAGGAGGATAGTAGTGTGGTGGTGACGTTGGTGCCGAAGTTTGGGAAAGGGCCAATCACCATTGGTGGGCTGAAGATCGAGCTTATTACTACCACCTGATCATGTTTAATCGTTGATCGTGCGTGCATAGGTTGTACTCTTGACTCTTGAGTACTACTACGTGTTTTCTACCATGTGATGAATGTTTTTTGTTTCTTGTGGTGCAACTTGTAATTGACCCGTAACACCGCTGCTCCTTTTTCCACCATAAAACATAAAGTTTATCGTTGATTGATTAAGTAATTTTATATGCAAAAGATAATAGAGATTCTACAATAATATCATAATTTTTGGAGCACATGATAAAATTTTGTGATACATAAATAATAAGTATCGTATATATAGATAAATAATGCCAGAATAAATTGGGTGATAATATTGAGGATGGTGATCGAGTGCTTGAGTAGTACTGCCTCACTATTGATGCAACTACTTCACACTTAAGCCCTCTTCTTGTGAAACTAGCTGCTAGTTAAGAAGACGTACCTCCTTGCGGAGCTCATCATTTGCTTGCATCAAGTCATCAAAGAATGCGATATTAAGCGCACTCAAAGCAAAGAAAACTGTTAGCAGGATCTTCTGGTTGTTTTTAATCTCAGTGTTTTATAGATAAAACGAGCTTATTCAGTACATGAGTATGCTATATTATAGTACAGCTTGAAGAGATAGTACGTACTTGCAGTACACTTTCAATTCTTCCTTTAGAGATCAACGTGGGCCAGGCTGTATATCATTGGTTTGTTTAAGAGGCCTTTGGACTCCTATATATGCAACAATTCTTAAAGTTCCTGTCCAGGCCCGTGTGATGTGTTACTAGTAGAAGCATCAGTTTCAAAGTTTCCATTATTTTCCATATCTTCTAGCTAGACAATaatataagaaaaagaaaccCAAAATTGTTTCTAACTATGTAAGCAGAAACCACGCTCCAAAATAAtgtaaaaagaaagagaaaacttATACTGTACACACATGTATGACATGGCTAGATAAATAGTCTGATAGCTAGAAGAAGGCATAATTAACCTTCTTCTATCATCACTAACCGTTATATCTCAAtgtgaatgcatatatatatatatatgtatatagtaGAATACAATACAACTTGTCAAATACAAAACCAACAACTCTGTTGACATGAGCATCGATGAAAGACTTTTGTAACCCAAGGATTTAGTCTCCCACATTGCTTGCTTCTCaatctaggattctatttctaCGATGGTTTCACATCAACTAGTCTTAtttctttatcttttttctttttagaaacTAGTCTTATccttatatatttatatacttATAGAACATGTTATGAATATAACATGCATGAAGACTAATTCGTGTTTAGACTGTGGAAAAAATGCAAAATCTAATTGGGTTTCGGTAATATTAACTTGTCGTGGAAGAAACGAAACTAAGAAGTAAAATATAAACCAACTACAAGAGCCTAACTTTCTACGAAAATCACTATTAATTAGCTTACCTACATAAATATATTTGGACCAATACCAATTAATATGAACGTAGAAGCTTGACCAGGTGAAACAAAGTCAGTGATCATGTCCATTTTCCCGCTTATATACGATTCGGCGATTATTCACTCTGATTGCCCCGTCAACCTAGCTATCTAATGTTGCAATTTTTCTTCGATTACCCTAGTTTCTAATTTAGACAACGACGTATGGcctaaaagtaaaagtaaactTAATTAGCTGGGTTAGTAGATTGATTTGCTTTGTTTTCTAATCTTTGACTAGATTAACTTAACTCGATCCAATTAATTGCTGTAAACCTCTTCGTCTTAGTGCCACTAGTTACCTTCAACTAGCTGTTTAAACTTAATTAGATGGAGTCCTGGTGCCAACATCAATGCCTGGTGTACGAAACTATGcaattcaatctttttttttttggtgaatatgCAATTCAATCTTTCATCATTATAGAATTGACTAAAATAATATTGAATTATAGGGGGAATGAACCAGGAGGTGGAGGAGAAGGTGGGGGATGAGAAATCCAAAAACTAGCAAACATATTAAATCACATGGGCACATGTGACTTAATTTCTCCTTAAACGAAATTATCACCTTTCTAGATTCAGACCTTCTGTACGTATCATATTGAAGTTAATTACAGTACAGATATGGATATCCATATCTATGTAGTTATGAAATAAACTATCCACAACTTGATTAATCTTGCCGCTTCGTTATCGTCATCATCAATATCACTAAAGTTACGAAAATGGAGTCATATATTGCAAGCTAGGAATAAGGGGATGGGATATACTTATAAGTCATACTTATAAATGTTTAACTATGGCAACCGGCCAATGGTCATATTCTAAAGGTTTTAGAGGTGGCCATGTTCTGTATGGAAGAAAATGATGGACGAATGCATAATATATTGAAGCAGTCTTCATGATCAGTTTCAATTTTCTACATGTTGTGCAAATTAAACAAACAATTTCCTTCTGGTAGGCATTAGTTTTCTACATGTTGCATAATTGTTTGGTATGACTAAGCCTCACTACTAacacaatttaaaaaaaaaaaaaataataataataataattaaattaGAAGAGTTTACAGTAAAAGATACCTCTCGATTTACTAAAAGATCGAGTACGTTTACAGTCCCTTATTATCTCATTCAAAATTATTAGTCTTGATATCACCGGCCGATGATGGTAGTCCACTTTAAAGCTTTGGATATTTAATCAATTTTTGGTATTAATCAAAGACCACTTTCTCCCATCTTATCCTAAAAAAATAAGCACCTCCATCGGATTAAGACGCTAATTAACATTAATTGTCTACCAGACAGAAGATTCGTCGTCAGCTCGTATATATTAAATATCCCCCACGTGGTGCAAGCCTTGGTCGTAATTTTATATCATTCTTTGTCAACTAGATCAAGCTGCAACTTTCATCTTACTAACTTTGCATGGATATTGAACAGAAACTGAGAAAAGTATGACCCAAATTTCATTATAAAACCAATGCCTCCTTTGAGCTTTCCATCATATCGGAGGCCATGGCTTCTCTCTCACCTCCACTAGTCACCACGACTACCATTTCCTCTACTACAACTTCCCTTTCTCCCTTCTCCCACAAAAACTCTCAGATTTCCTTAATCGGGAAACCTAGGCAGTGCATCCGTACTAGGGTTTCATGCAAAGCCGCAAATAGCGACCAAAATGATGCACAACCTTCTGTAGCTAAGTTCGACAGGAGAAATGTGCTTCTCGGTCTTGGAGGCCTATATGGGGTGGCCGGCCTTGGAAGTGATCCCTTCGCTTTTGCCAAGCCCGTCGCCCCACCTGACGTGTCAAAATGCGGGGCGGCAGACTTGCCTAATGGCGTAACACCGACGAATTGTTGCCCGCCAGCGGCCTCAAAGATCATCGACTTCAAGCTGCCCTCGCCAACCTCATTGCGTGTTAGGCCAGCGGCTCACGCCGTGGATGATGCCTACATTGCAAAATACACCAAGGCCATGGAGCTCATGAAAGCCCTCCCCGACGATGATCCCCGTAGTTTCAAGCAACAAGCCAACGTGCATTGTGCTTATTGTGATGGTGCTTATGACCAAGCCGGGTTTCCTGATCTTGAGCTCCAAATCCACAACTCATGGCTTTTCTTTCCCTTCCATAGATACTACTTGTACTTCTACGAGAGAATCTTGGGTAAGCTCATCAACGACCCGACATTTGCTTTGCCGTTCTGGAACTGGGACTCCCCTGCTGGCATGCAGTTGCCTGCCTTGTTCGCCAATCCCAAATCACCGCTTTACGACAAGTTCAGGGCCGCCGCTCACCAGCCGCCGACCCTGATCGACCTCGATTTCAACGGTACCGAGGACAAGACATCAAACACAACTCAAATCAACAGCAACCTAAGCATTATGTACCGTCAAATGGTGTCCAACGCCAAGAACGCTCAGCTCTTTTTTGGCAACCCCTACAGGGCTGGGGACGAGCCTGACCCCGGTGGTGGCTCTATCGAGGGAACCCCACACGGGCCAGTCCACTTGTGGACTGGTGACAGCACCCAGCCCAACTTTGAGGACATGGGAAACTTCTACTCCGCCGGTAGAGATCCTATTTTCTTCTCGCACCACTCCAATGTTGATAGGATGTGGAGTATATGGAAGACCCTAGCTCCCAAAAACAAAGACATCACCGACTCTGATTGGTTAGACTCCGGCTTCCTATTCTACGACGAGAATGCAAACATGGTACGCGTGAAGGTACGCGACTGCCTTGATTCCAAAAATCTCGGCTATGTGTATCAAGACGTGGAGATTCCATGGCTGAACTCCAAGCCAACGCCGAGAAGGTCAAAGGTGGCATTCAGCAATATAGCCAAGAAGCTCGGTGTGGCTAACGCCGCCACCTCATCAGCCAAGGTGGTGAAGATCACTGATTTTCCTATATCTTTGAACCAAAAAATTAGCGTGGCGGTGCCAAGGCCCAAGCAGAAGAAGAGGAGCAAGAAGCAGAAGGAAGACGAGGAGGAGATATTGGTGATCGAAGGAATCGAGTTCGATAGAGATGTGGCGGTGAAGTTTGATGTGTACATTAATGACGAGGATGACTTGCCGAGTGGTCCGGACAAGAGTGAGTTCGCCGGAAGCTTTGTTAGTGTGCCGCACAGGCATAAGCACAAGAAGAAGATCAACACTATTCTGAGGTTGGGCTTGACGGACTTACTGGAGGATTTGGACGCCGAGGATGATGAGACGGTGGTGGTGACTTTGATTCCAAGGTATGCGGCGGAGAAAGTCAAGATTGGTGGCATCAAGATTGAATTTGCTTCTTAAATTATTGAACCCCAGAGTCAGGAAGCACCATCCTTGTTGGTTTAGAtctatatctagctagctatTGATCACCTTGGGGTGGTACATGATAGATTCTTCAATTtcgttgttttttctttctttcaaataatcaaattttCCTGTACAAATAAACTTGATGTGGAATGCATTTTCCTgcatttccaccactaaaaaAATACACGTGTACCCAATTTTAGTCTAGCTCATTTTACCGGAATAGGGTTCTCTAGCTACTACGTACCAATACCAATAGATAAGACCGTTGAAGTTTGCATGAAcatcttgccaaaaaaaaaaaaaaaatttgcatgaACCTTAACCCTAAATTCCGTGATCATCTCAACTTGTACCACCATATACTCCCAAAAAGAATatgctaatatatatatatattgttattgCTTGTTTGCTTAGAAACTAAGACAGAGACTGGCTCAAAGTTAAATCTATACTTTAGCAGTTTTTAATCTTTGACCAAATCGATCAATTTAATGTGAACTTATACGTAAActtctttgtttttcctttcaaTAAAGTGATAATGGTTTCCATCAACTTGATGTTTATCATGGAACTTAAGGAAGTCGTGGTGATAACCTCGACGCTCCTGGCCGGTCTATAATATAGGTAAATGAATCCATCTGGTTCTAGGTGCATGTTTTCAGATCTACAactaaattcaaattcaaattttattgTGCTGGAGGTAGGTAGACGAATCATATGGATTAAACAATTTGACTAAGAAATAATAATATAGTAATAATTGGGGAATGAACAAGGAAAGGGTGGTGGGGAGAGAACCCAATAGCATAAAGTCCTCGACAAgtgttaattaattaagttctCTTAAATTAAACTAATCCAGCAAACCCAGACCAGCTAGCAGCTATACCCCTAATTGAggggatgaaatctgctgtctCCATTATTCTATCCAAATTCTGTCTcctcaacattttttttttttgactttgtcaaaaggaacccaaaggcttcctaggcccaagataaaccccttcggtgcatgtgaaatgctccaactgtgcattgcagcacagtgcctggccactttgacagcttcggggttcgaaccaaggttggggagcacacccaactaggcaagaaccactaggccacttgcagtggttagtcTGTCTCCTCAACATGATTGGTTcacagaaattaaaaaaaaaaaaaatttaatcttTTGTCTCATTTTTTAATCTTTGTGGACCAATCATGTTTAGGGGACAGAATTGAGACGCAAAAATCTAGGACAGCTAATTTCATCCCCTAATTGAGTTCTCTAGCGTCTCCAATATTATCTTTATCATCGCGATGATCATAATCAACATGCATGACCATCATCACATATACATGAAAGTTTTGCATTCATATCTAAGTAAATGATCGAGAACGAACAAATATGATAGTAATTAATTAAGGCCACTATGTGTATATATACTTTCTTTGACGATGTGATGTGCAAGTATTTTTAGATAATAGTGTACAACCtatgtcaacataaataatatTACTACGAAATAATTAAACAAATTTTTGCTTCTGGCAGCCATCATAGTTTATATACTATCCAATTGCATAATGGATTTGGTTTCTAAAACCTCTCCACTAACACAACCAATTTAATTTAAAACATATATAAGAGGTTATTTCAATCAACCTAATCTTTGTCACATGGCTAGAATCTCAACTACTCGTGAAAGAAACCAAGTTTGAACTATATGGTATACACTCGTAGCAGAAGAGAAAAGAATTCCCATACTCGTTTCTAAAGCTAGATTGGAAACGAAGCTTTCCGTAAAAAGACAAATTTTGGGTCATACCTAACACCTCATAATGCATCACTAATTCACTATGCGATGAGGTGGAACCAATATAATCTCAAAAATTTGTAAGACCATCTTGTATGACACAAATGATAATATattgatgcgggaagcgtgaacacgatagtaagaggctccgtcaagcgtcgaaagccatatgagatgagctagaatccactagcaattacgggcacagccgtaagaaacatagagagacttctctaatatttggtttttttttattgataacttgaatgaaaattacaatctaagaggtgccttatatatagggcacatatcataaacctaatacaactagaaaacaaaaacaataatttattatagactaaaactagaaaacctaattaaacctcattaaataaaaatcagaaataaaatcctagatactaaagaatattacgcaaatATATAATTGGAATCCCAACCAAGATTTTGTTCGAGAAtcgatatatccaaaatagtaatttatgattaattccatcattaagaagcctatttgaataccaatttccaatattcaaattattcttcttaatgtgaagacgcttctttcttttcgagatttttggttgaaatcggctaaaatctcgtcctacatcagtctcctccacttgaaaagaactcgacctcgagttcctcttgaatgcagctcgatcattagtaggaataaaacatgataagccatcaacttcaatattctcgaaattaaaaggtatcatcatgaatccaataccgtagacaagtttagaataagcatcttgaaacttgaactcctccacttgaaaaggaatgggcaatgacttctccttgggttgatcttgaacacaattaggcatgcatgacatggatatcgatgtgatgaatgaatcagcttccttatccttaatgagtttctcttcaatcttcaaagttgcttcttcatgttccttttcacacacctcaggatggtcattcttgacgttcttccttctaggcttgattttaattttgtgcgactcccacctaaataaatacgtgttgtctttgcaataaccacatttgacgctttcatgccatggtcttccaaaaagcacattagtgtcatccatgtcaatcacatgacaagtaacatcttctttataaaattttcccatagagacaggaactttacaaacctctgttacttgtgcatattcatcctccccaaatggaatccagtatggatca harbors:
- the LOC133729675 gene encoding polyphenol oxidase latent form, chloroplastic-like, whose translation is MSSPPLPPTATIFCPNSTSLTSITSFTLFFPKKSQKSSLITKPKQGFVCKATNNNDQNQDAMGKLDRRNMLIGLGAGGLYGTVGLETNPFAFAAPVPPPDLATCGPADKPDGSTIDCCPPKTTTIIDFKLPDPGPLRTRLACQDVAKDPVYLAKYKKAVELMRALPEDDPRSLAQQAMVHCSYCDGGYPMAGFSDLEIQVHFCWLFFPFHRWYLYFYEKIMGKLIDDPTFALPFWNWDAPAGMYMPSIFTDTTSSLYDQYRNAAHQPPKLLDLNYGGTDDDTDDKTRIKENLTTMYQQMVSKATSHRLFFGEPYSAGDDPNPGAGNIESIPHNNIHLWSGDPTQTNGEDMGAFYSAGRDPLFYSHHANVDRMWSIYKARGGTDITKTDWLNTEFLFYDENKNLVRVKVRDSLDESKLGYKYQDVEIPWLKSKPTARKSKNKRKATVSSADLTTKFPATLSETISVEVARPSVAKRTTAEKAKEEEVLVISGIEFPGSKMLKFDVYVNDDADVLSGKDKAEFAGSFVHVPHRAKKNIKTNLRLGLTNLLADLGAEEDSSVVVTLVPKFGKGPITIGGLKIELITTT
- the LOC133729676 gene encoding polyphenol oxidase, chloroplastic-like; translated protein: MASLSPPLVTTTTISSTTTSLSPFSHKNSQISLIGKPRQCIRTRVSCKAANSDQNDAQPSVAKFDRRNVLLGLGGLYGVAGLGSDPFAFAKPVAPPDVSKCGAADLPNGVTPTNCCPPAASKIIDFKLPSPTSLRVRPAAHAVDDAYIAKYTKAMELMKALPDDDPRSFKQQANVHCAYCDGAYDQAGFPDLELQIHNSWLFFPFHRYYLYFYERILGKLINDPTFALPFWNWDSPAGMQLPALFANPKSPLYDKFRAAAHQPPTLIDLDFNGTEDKTSNTTQINSNLSIMYRQMVSNAKNAQLFFGNPYRAGDEPDPGGGSIEGTPHGPVHLWTGDSTQPNFEDMGNFYSAGRDPIFFSHHSNVDRMWSIWKTLAPKNKDITDSDWLDSGFLFYDENANMVRVKVRDCLDSKNLGYVYQDVEIPWLNSKPTPRRSKVAFSNIAKKLGVANAATSSAKVVKITDFPISLNQKISVAVPRPKQKKRSKKQKEDEEEILVIEGIEFDRDVAVKFDVYINDEDDLPSGPDKSEFAGSFVSVPHRHKHKKKINTILRLGLTDLLEDLDAEDDETVVVTLIPRYAAEKVKIGGIKIEFAS